One genomic window of Equus caballus isolate H_3958 breed thoroughbred chromosome 6, TB-T2T, whole genome shotgun sequence includes the following:
- the OR8S15 gene encoding olfactory receptor family 8 subfamily S member 15, translated as MASGNHSSITEFILLGLSADPQVQALLFALFLMIYLLTLLGNLLMILVIHTDSNLHTPMYFFLSHLSFQDLFYSSVTVPKMLENLLSQRKAISVKGCLAQVFFVFATTGIEACLLSVMAYDRYAAICHPLLYCQVMTKQLCVRLVWGSWVVAFLDALINILLALNLDFCEVQTIHHYSCELPSLLPLSCSDVSTNSAMLLCSVILHAIGTCLLIIFSYACIVSTILSISSATGRSKAFSTCFSHLTAVILFYGSAVLRYLMPTSGSPLELILSIQYSVITPLVNPLIYSLKNKEVKAALRRMMLKYLQCLRQHRREIT; from the coding sequence ATGGCCTCAGGAAATCACAGCAGCATCACAGAGTTCATCCTCCTCGGACTGTCTGCCGACCCCCAGGTCCAGGCTCTGCTCTTTGCTCTGTTCCTGATGATTTACCTCCTGACTCTGCTGGGGAACCTGCTGATGATACTTGTGATCCATACAGATTCtaacctccacacacccatgtatttcttcctgagCCATCTCTCCTTCCAAGACCTCTTCTATTCTTCAGTCACTGTACCCAAGATGCTTGAGAACCTCCTGTCGCAGAGGAAAGCCATCTCAGTAAAGGGCTGCCTGGCTCAAGTCTTCTTTGTGTTTGCCACTACAGGGATTGAGGCCTGCCTGCTCTcagtgatggcctatgaccgctatgctGCCATCTGCCACCCTCTGCTCTACTGCCAGGTGATGACTAAACAACTATGTGTGAGGTTGGTGTGGGGCTCTTGGGTTGTGGCCTTTCTGGATGCACTCATCAACATCCTCCTGGCTTTGAATTTGGACTTCTGTGAGGTTCAAACCATCCACCACTACTCCTGTGAGCTGCCTTCCCTCTTGCCTCTCTCCTGCTCGGATGTCTCCACCAACTCTGCAATGCTGCTTTGCTCTGTCATCCTCCACGCCATTGGGACCTGCCTCCTGATCATCTTCTCTTATGCCTGCATTGTGTCCACCATCCTGAGCATCAGCTCTGCCACAGGCAGAAGcaaggccttctccacctgcttCTCCCACCTCACTGCAGTGATCCTGTTCTATGGCTCAGCCGTCCTTCGCTATCTCATGCCAACCTCAGGTTCACCTCTGGAGTTGATCCTCTCCATACAGTACAGTGTAATCACCCCCCTAGTGAATCCTCTCATCTACAGCTTGAAGAACAAGGAAGTGAAAGCAGCTCTGAGAAGAATGATGCTCAAATATTTACAATGTCTCAGACAGCACAGAAGAGAGATAACATGA